The following proteins are co-located in the Callospermophilus lateralis isolate mCalLat2 chromosome 8, mCalLat2.hap1, whole genome shotgun sequence genome:
- the Uvssa gene encoding UV-stimulated scaffold protein A isoform X3, giving the protein MDFQDVNGRTLAERQQEEQKQRHLDRIYRERAKQAEREMEEMSAEVGCCLTEVENCFRLLVPLDFDPCPEASFLDEGPPGSLSSDWEVPHWSSTPDAPDEPCCSKDLPASAYHPGATGAGEGPPQAATGDPLEDEEQPCCSKDLPASAQHSGAAGAGEGCQAAVEDAPQDECSGEQFVRSHGLGSHKYSLDVELPFDGLKVQENDDNLAVLHAARDAIKLIQNKFLPAVCSWVQRFTRAGTHGGHLRRAIDLKAKLELALRKYEELHVQPEWGPRSKTDAPGDEEDEDEDDEDFVEVPEKEGYEPHIPAHLRAEYGLEPKAPLQALEKDAAAQGSQARKRTRRDEEALDPTSAAAQLWRPHDCLPPVLPSSVRAPLGPEEAQKLAEERARAPVVPFGVDLCYWGQEQPVTGKILRSSADERQETWYTGRSESQHRFWKPREVEEEVDSADVPAVLQSRRITFAGKFEPVQHRCRALRPDGRLCARQDRLKCPFHGRIIPRDDEGRPLDPEDRAREQQQPPHKQSRPDWQDPEFMRDVEAATGADLGSSRYSRKGKGKRKKHPNLTDLRERANTSRARLRKKVFAKAAVRRVVTAMNQVDRKKHEKFANQFNYALN; this is encoded by the exons ATGGACTTTCAGGATGTAAATGGGAGGACTCTGGCAGAAAGGCAGCAAGAAGAGCAGAAGCAGAGGCACTTGGATAGAATCTACAGAGAAAGAGCCAAGCAGGCCGAAAGGGAAATGGAAG AGATGTCTGCAGAAGTTGGGTGCTGTCTGACGGAAGTGGAGAACTGCTTCAGGCTGCTGGTGCCCTTGGACTTTGACCCATGCCCAGAAGCCAGCTTCCTTGATGAGGGTCCCCCTGGTTCCTTGAGCTCAGACTGGGAAGTCCCTCACTGGTCTAGCACTCCTGATGCCCCAGATGAGCCATGCTGCAGCAAGGACCTGCCTGCCTCTGCATACCACCCGGGGGCCACTGGTGCTGGGGAGGGGCCGCCCCAGGCAGCCACAGGGGACCCCTTGGAGGACGAGGAGCAGCCGTGCTGCAGCAAGGACCTGCCCGCCTCTGCACAACACTCAGGGGCCGCTGGTGCTGGGGAGGGCTGCCAGGCAGCCGTGGAGGATGCGCCCCAGGACGAGTGCAGCGGGGAGCAGTTTGTGCGCAGCCATGGGCTGGGCTCACACAAGTACTCGCTGGACGTGGAACTGCCCTTCG ATGGTCTGAAGGTGCAAGAGAATGATGACAACCTTGCTGTCCTCCATGCTGCCCGTGATGCAATCAAGCTCATCCAGAACAAGTTCCTGCCAGCTGTGTGCTCCTGGGTCCAG AGGTTTACCCGAGCAGGGACCCACGGTGGACACTTACGGCGTGCCATCGACTTGAAGGCAAAACTGGAACTTGCGCTGAGAAAGTATGAGGAGCTTCACGTGCAGCCTGAGTGGGGACCAAGGAGCAAG ACTGACGCCCCAGGGGACGAGGAGGATGAGGATGAGGATGACGAGGACTTTGTGGAGGTGCCGGAGAAGGAGGGGTATGAGCCCCACATCCCTGCCCATCTGCGGGCTGAGTATG GGCTAGAGCCCAAAGCCCCTCTGCAGGCTCTGGAGAAAGATGCAGCTGCACAAGGCTCACAGGCGAGGAAGAGGACGAGAAGGGACGAGGAGGCATTGGACCCCACCTCTGCTGCTGCCCAGCTGTGGCGGCCCCACGACTGCCTGCCTCCTGTCCTACCCTCCTCTGTCAG GGCTCCACTGGGACCAGAGGAGGCCCAGAAACTGGCGGAAGAGCGGGCCCGGGCGCCCGTGGTACCCTTTGGAGTGGACCTGTGCTACTGGGGCCAGGAGCAGCCGGTGACCGGGAAGATCCTCAG GTCCTCTGCAGATGAGCGTCAGGAGACTTGGTACACCGGCAGATCTGAATCTCAGCACCGTTTCTGGAAGCCCCGGGAGGTAGAAGAGGAGGTGGACAGTGCAGATGTGCCTGCCGTGCTCCAGAGCCGCCGCATCACCTTTGCAGGGAAGTTTGAGCCTGTGCAGCACCGGTGCCGGGCCCTGAGACCCGATGGCCGACTCTGTGCACGCCAGGACCGGCTGAAG TGTCCTTTCCATGGGAGGATCATCCCCAGAGATGATGAGGGGCGGCCCCTGGACCCAGAGGACAGGGCCCGGGAGCAGCAGCAGCCACCACACAAGCAGTCACGCCCAG ACTGGCAGGACCCAGAGTTCATGAGGGATGTGGAGGCAGCCACAGGGGCAGATCTGGGCTCATCGAGGTACAGCCGGAAGGGCAAAGGGAAGCGGAAGAAGCACCCCAACCTCACGGACCTGCGAGAGCGAGCCAACACCAGCCGGGCCCGCCTCAGGAAGAAGGTCTTCGCCAA GGCAGCTGTGCGAAGAGTGGTCACTGCCATGAACCAGGTGGACCGGAAGAAGCACGAGAAGTTTGCAAACCAGTTTAACTATGCGCTGAATTAG